Proteins from a genomic interval of Flammeovirgaceae bacterium SG7u.111:
- a CDS encoding OmpA family protein: protein MKHFILYTILIACSLTAQAQTDTPFNKKLFSDQKYEFKEAYFHLEEGNDFFDEGPVAYKAALTNYLKAQEFNPNSSELNFKIGICYLKSINKENALTYLEKAFQLNERVDPGIFFYLAEAYHYKSNWNEAIEWYQKFKAQLIAIEDRKNREVVDLQLQVVNKKIQECEYGKAMAANPVRVFIDNIGPTINTLYSEYGVTISADESMMLFTSRRPDVIGFSSKNSIDETTEDIYMSVRDKNGNWGVAKNLGTPINDKGHDATVSLGPDGQYMIMYKDEDGGALFESHLDGEYWTKPELLDKQINSNYHETEAVYSLDRKRIYFVSNKPEDNLGMTDHETGEYTHDIFYCDWDDKKEKWGSPKNMGALINTKYDEIGLYLHPDGKTLFFSSKGHDTMGGYDIFKTVHNEDYDTWSEPENIGYPVNTPDDDVFLIVSANGKHGYYASARTDGFGEKDIYVITFLGAEKQLLLTSEDPLLANLHNPIGEKLIEPKAEMAISQASLLKGRVLDAVTKEPIMAEIELVDNSKNKQVAIFQSNKASGKYLVSLPDGRNYGIAVKHSDYLFHSENFDMPKGNGYQEFEKIIYLKKATVGSKIVLKNIFFDFNKATLRPESTSELERLAQMLKDAPSLKIELGGHTDSKGTDDYNQSLSEKRAKAVVDYLVNTSGIAQSRLTFKGYGEKEPVAPNTTEEGRQLNRRTEFKIIAN, encoded by the coding sequence ATGAAACATTTTATTCTATATACTATCCTTATAGCCTGTTCGCTCACAGCCCAGGCACAAACAGATACACCGTTTAACAAGAAGCTTTTTTCAGACCAAAAATATGAGTTTAAAGAAGCTTACTTTCACTTAGAGGAAGGCAATGACTTTTTTGATGAAGGTCCTGTAGCTTACAAAGCTGCACTGACGAATTATCTTAAGGCTCAAGAGTTTAACCCTAATTCATCAGAATTAAATTTTAAAATTGGTATTTGCTACCTAAAATCGATCAACAAAGAAAATGCGTTGACTTACTTGGAAAAAGCTTTTCAGCTAAATGAAAGGGTAGATCCAGGCATCTTCTTTTATTTGGCAGAAGCCTACCATTACAAAAGCAACTGGAACGAGGCCATTGAATGGTATCAGAAGTTCAAAGCGCAATTGATCGCTATTGAAGATAGAAAAAACAGAGAGGTTGTAGATCTACAGCTTCAAGTAGTGAATAAAAAAATACAGGAATGTGAGTATGGCAAAGCAATGGCAGCCAACCCAGTACGAGTTTTTATTGACAATATTGGGCCAACTATCAATACTCTTTATTCAGAGTACGGCGTCACTATTTCTGCCGACGAATCGATGATGCTCTTTACTTCCAGAAGACCTGATGTGATCGGGTTTAGTTCAAAAAATTCGATTGACGAAACTACGGAAGACATCTACATGAGTGTGAGGGATAAAAATGGTAATTGGGGAGTAGCCAAAAACCTAGGAACGCCAATCAACGACAAGGGACATGATGCCACGGTAAGTCTTGGTCCTGATGGTCAATATATGATTATGTATAAAGATGAAGATGGAGGGGCATTATTTGAGTCGCACCTAGATGGCGAGTATTGGACTAAGCCCGAACTTTTGGACAAGCAGATAAATTCAAATTACCACGAAACAGAGGCTGTTTATTCTCTCGACCGAAAAAGAATTTACTTCGTAAGTAATAAACCAGAGGATAACCTAGGGATGACAGATCATGAAACAGGAGAATATACACATGATATTTTTTACTGTGACTGGGATGATAAAAAAGAAAAGTGGGGCTCTCCTAAGAATATGGGAGCATTGATAAATACAAAATATGATGAAATAGGCCTTTACCTTCACCCTGATGGAAAGACGTTGTTTTTTAGCTCTAAAGGGCATGATACCATGGGTGGGTACGATATTTTCAAGACCGTTCACAACGAAGATTATGACACATGGTCGGAGCCTGAAAACATAGGCTATCCTGTAAATACTCCAGATGATGATGTATTCTTAATCGTGTCTGCTAATGGCAAGCACGGATATTATGCTTCTGCAAGAACAGATGGGTTTGGTGAGAAAGACATCTACGTAATCACCTTTCTTGGCGCTGAGAAACAACTTTTACTTACTTCAGAAGATCCACTATTAGCCAATTTGCATAACCCTATTGGCGAAAAGCTAATAGAACCCAAGGCGGAAATGGCTATTTCCCAAGCCTCTCTCTTAAAAGGACGGGTGCTCGATGCAGTTACTAAAGAGCCGATTATGGCTGAAATTGAGTTGGTGGATAACTCAAAAAACAAACAGGTTGCCATTTTCCAATCAAACAAAGCATCGGGTAAATACTTAGTATCCTTGCCCGATGGCCGTAACTATGGTATAGCGGTAAAACATTCCGATTACCTATTCCATTCTGAGAATTTTGATATGCCAAAAGGAAATGGTTACCAAGAGTTTGAAAAAATAATTTACCTCAAAAAGGCGACCGTGGGCAGCAAGATAGTCCTGAAAAACATCTTTTTTGATTTCAACAAAGCAACTCTTCGCCCCGAATCAACATCGGAGCTTGAAAGGCTAGCCCAAATGCTTAAGGATGCTCCATCGCTAAAAATAGAACTAGGAGGTCATACTGACAGCAAAGGCACGGACGATTACAATCAAAGTTTATCTGAAAAAAGAGCAAAAGCTGTAGTGGATTATTTGGTAAATACGTCCGGAATCGCCCAAAGTCGCCTGACTTTCAAAGGATATGGCGAGAAAGAGCCTGTTGCGCCAAATACAACTGAAGAAGGGAGGCAACTGAACAGGAGGACTGAGTTTAAGATTATAGCAAATTAG
- a CDS encoding tetratricopeptide repeat protein — MKKMLLAILFSFSLNYFTFAQNNQVNVIDPSQEAMLATYNQGISYLEQKRYTEAIKEFDKAINGSPNFYKAYFNRAHAYEKLEKYGSAIWNYSKCISLQPRESKTYFARGKCKASLGQADKAMTDFNRALELDPQNTDVYYFKGLVLFEQQNYHAAISQYDQALKVNPSFVNALNDRAGAKRMIDDLDGAIEDYQKAIQAEKSHDFVYNNLASAFRLKGDFDKAIENYSAAITLKPTSFLFYNNRGRAYFEKGEFSKALKDFDKAIELNPKYALAYNNRASAHKQLKSYKLAENDATKAISLKPDFGAAYLNRGIIREMLRDQASACQDWDRAAQLGIETAKQYTQSCK, encoded by the coding sequence ATGAAAAAAATGTTACTAGCTATTCTTTTTAGCTTTTCATTAAATTATTTCACTTTCGCTCAAAACAACCAAGTAAATGTAATTGACCCTTCCCAAGAAGCCATGTTGGCAACCTACAACCAGGGCATTAGTTATCTCGAGCAAAAACGCTATACGGAAGCTATAAAAGAATTTGATAAAGCTATCAATGGCAGCCCAAACTTCTACAAGGCTTACTTTAATAGGGCACATGCTTATGAGAAACTAGAAAAGTACGGTTCGGCTATTTGGAACTACTCAAAATGCATAAGCTTGCAGCCTAGGGAAAGCAAAACTTATTTTGCCAGAGGGAAATGTAAGGCATCGCTCGGGCAAGCAGATAAGGCAATGACCGATTTTAATAGAGCCTTGGAGCTTGACCCTCAAAATACGGATGTTTATTACTTTAAAGGTCTTGTTTTGTTTGAGCAACAAAACTATCACGCTGCTATTTCACAATACGACCAAGCGCTTAAGGTAAACCCTTCTTTTGTAAATGCTCTTAACGACAGAGCTGGGGCTAAACGAATGATAGATGACTTGGATGGCGCTATTGAAGATTACCAAAAAGCAATTCAGGCAGAAAAAAGCCACGATTTCGTGTACAACAATCTCGCTTCTGCTTTTAGGCTCAAAGGAGACTTTGACAAAGCAATCGAAAACTACTCTGCCGCAATTACGCTAAAGCCCACTTCATTTTTATTTTACAACAATAGAGGAAGGGCTTACTTTGAAAAGGGAGAATTTTCAAAAGCGTTGAAAGATTTTGACAAGGCTATTGAGCTCAACCCTAAATATGCTTTGGCATATAATAACCGTGCAAGTGCCCACAAACAACTGAAATCGTATAAGCTAGCGGAAAACGATGCTACAAAAGCAATTTCGCTCAAGCCTGATTTTGGTGCTGCGTATTTGAACAGGGGTATTATCAGGGAAATGTTGAGAGACCAAGCAAGTGCGTGCCAAGATTGGGACAGAGCCGCACAACTTGGTATTGAAACTGCAAAACAATATACCCAAAGCTGCAAGTAA
- the glgX gene encoding glycogen debranching protein GlgX: protein MSMITTTPGMSHPLGATFTKNGVNFCVFSASAEAVELLFFDGPDDEEPTKIIKLDPKVNKTFYYWHINVQGIEEGQIYGFRVYGPMNPIKGLRFDGSKLLLDPYSKGVAIGKGYSKKAGEEPGSNIKEAMKSVVLDSSSFDWEGDKPLSRPFSKTIIYELHVAGFTKHPSSGVADDKKGTYLGLIEKIPYLKELGVTAVELLPVQQFDHQDAPSGVNYWGYSPISFFAPHHAYGTTDDPIQTVNEFKEMVKAFHKAGIEVILDVVYNHTSEGGDTGPIQCFKGFENSAYYSLNAETGEYKDFSGCGNSLDASHSIVRRLIMDSLCYWVKEMHVDGFRFDLASVLSRDEYGNPMKNPPILWEIESEPVLAGTKIIAEAWDAAGLYQVGNFIGDKWAEWNGMFRDDAREFMKGDTDTVWGFGQRLIGSPDMFSVRDRDPNRSINFITCHDGFTLNDLVSYNEKHNLANGEHNRDGEKNNASWNCGVEGPTPNKEIEALRLKQIKNFFTILFLAQGTPMILMGDEFRRTQKGNNNAYCQDNELSWVDWEMLDDNKDVYGFVKSLIKFNISHSIFQEDRFWVDLHEKKSPHIQWHGVKCGKPDWGKNSHSIALTLHKKKKDPIIHVMFNAYWEDLYFELPVMHDKPKWRRVIDTSLPSPEDYCEYEKGIEINKAVYKVQSRSIVVVMIK, encoded by the coding sequence ATGAGTATGATTACCACTACCCCTGGCATGAGCCATCCGCTCGGTGCTACCTTCACTAAAAATGGTGTAAACTTCTGTGTTTTTTCTGCCTCTGCCGAAGCGGTAGAGTTGCTTTTTTTTGACGGACCAGATGATGAAGAGCCTACGAAAATAATCAAGCTCGATCCTAAGGTGAATAAAACCTTTTATTACTGGCATATAAATGTACAAGGAATAGAAGAGGGTCAAATTTATGGGTTTAGGGTATATGGCCCCATGAATCCAATCAAAGGGTTGCGTTTTGATGGTTCTAAGCTCCTGTTAGATCCTTATTCTAAAGGTGTTGCTATTGGTAAGGGTTACAGTAAAAAAGCAGGGGAAGAACCTGGTAGCAATATAAAAGAGGCAATGAAAAGTGTGGTGTTGGATAGCTCTAGTTTTGACTGGGAAGGTGATAAGCCTCTTTCAAGGCCTTTTTCTAAGACTATTATTTACGAACTCCATGTGGCGGGCTTTACTAAGCACCCAAGCTCAGGTGTGGCAGATGATAAAAAAGGAACATACTTGGGGCTGATTGAAAAAATCCCATATCTCAAAGAGTTAGGGGTGACGGCCGTGGAGCTATTGCCAGTTCAGCAGTTCGATCACCAAGATGCCCCAAGTGGAGTCAATTATTGGGGATATAGTCCTATTAGTTTTTTTGCCCCTCATCATGCCTATGGCACTACTGACGACCCTATTCAGACGGTAAACGAGTTCAAGGAAATGGTGAAGGCTTTCCACAAAGCTGGAATAGAAGTGATTCTTGATGTGGTATACAATCATACATCGGAAGGTGGGGATACAGGACCTATTCAATGTTTCAAAGGCTTTGAAAATAGTGCGTATTATTCGCTCAATGCCGAAACAGGAGAGTACAAAGATTTTTCAGGTTGTGGCAATTCCCTCGATGCCAGCCACTCTATAGTGAGAAGGTTGATCATGGATAGCCTTTGCTATTGGGTGAAAGAAATGCACGTAGATGGGTTTCGGTTCGATTTGGCTTCGGTACTTTCCCGAGACGAATACGGTAACCCGATGAAAAATCCTCCTATTCTTTGGGAAATTGAATCAGAGCCGGTTTTGGCAGGTACGAAGATCATTGCCGAAGCATGGGATGCCGCTGGGCTTTATCAAGTTGGAAATTTCATTGGAGACAAATGGGCGGAATGGAACGGCATGTTCCGAGATGATGCCCGTGAGTTTATGAAAGGTGATACCGATACTGTTTGGGGCTTTGGTCAACGTTTGATCGGCAGTCCAGATATGTTTTCGGTAAGAGATAGAGACCCCAACCGAAGCATCAACTTTATCACCTGTCACGATGGTTTTACGCTTAATGATTTGGTTTCGTACAACGAGAAGCACAACCTAGCAAACGGTGAACACAACCGAGATGGGGAGAAAAATAATGCTAGTTGGAACTGTGGGGTTGAAGGGCCTACTCCCAATAAAGAAATAGAGGCATTAAGGCTCAAGCAAATCAAGAATTTCTTTACCATCCTTTTCCTTGCCCAAGGTACGCCTATGATCTTGATGGGAGATGAATTCCGAAGGACACAAAAAGGAAATAATAACGCCTACTGCCAAGACAATGAACTTAGCTGGGTAGACTGGGAAATGCTGGATGATAATAAAGATGTATATGGCTTTGTAAAGTCTCTGATCAAGTTCAATATTTCGCACAGCATTTTTCAAGAAGATCGCTTTTGGGTTGATTTGCATGAAAAGAAATCTCCACATATTCAATGGCATGGAGTAAAATGCGGGAAGCCTGATTGGGGGAAAAACTCTCATTCAATTGCTCTCACTTTACATAAGAAGAAAAAAGATCCGATTATCCACGTAATGTTTAATGCGTATTGGGAAGATCTTTATTTTGAGCTTCCCGTGATGCACGACAAGCCCAAGTGGCGTAGGGTAATCGATACATCATTGCCTTCTCCAGAGGATTATTGCGAGTATGAAAAAGGGATTGAAATAAATAAAGCAGTTTATAAAGTTCAGTCTCGGTCTATAGTAGTTGTTATGATCAAGTAA
- the purU gene encoding formyltetrahydrofolate deformylase, producing MSTTTEKDIAVLLMYCPDQKGIVASVTSFLQENKGNVIYLDQHVDTERKMFFMRLEVELDDFVVPKDKIRDYFQTLIASRYSMTFKLFFKSHIHRMAVFVSKMSHCLFDILSRRQSGEWEIEIPVIISNHKNLEPIAQSFGIPFEYLPIARDNKAEQEKKQIAILEKHQIDLIVLARYMQIISPDFIKAYPDKIINIHHSFLPAFIGARPYHAAHERGVKIIGATSHYVTEELDAGPIIDQGVTRVSHKDSVKDLIRKGKDLEKIVLSRAIWNHINHKLLHFENRTIIFD from the coding sequence ATGAGCACAACTACTGAAAAAGACATTGCGGTATTATTGATGTACTGCCCCGACCAAAAAGGAATAGTAGCATCGGTGACAAGTTTTTTGCAAGAAAACAAAGGTAATGTCATTTACCTAGATCAGCATGTTGACACAGAACGCAAAATGTTTTTCATGCGGTTAGAGGTTGAATTGGATGATTTTGTAGTGCCAAAAGATAAAATTCGAGACTATTTCCAAACACTTATAGCTTCGAGGTATAGCATGACCTTCAAGCTTTTTTTTAAAAGCCATATACATCGGATGGCTGTATTTGTCTCTAAAATGTCGCATTGCTTATTCGATATCTTATCAAGGAGACAATCGGGGGAGTGGGAAATAGAAATACCTGTGATTATAAGCAATCACAAAAACCTTGAACCTATAGCCCAAAGCTTCGGAATTCCTTTTGAATATTTGCCCATTGCTAGAGATAATAAGGCAGAACAAGAGAAAAAACAGATAGCTATTTTGGAAAAGCACCAAATCGATCTTATTGTTCTTGCGAGGTATATGCAAATCATTTCTCCAGATTTCATAAAAGCATACCCAGATAAAATCATCAATATCCACCATTCTTTTTTACCTGCATTTATAGGTGCGAGACCTTACCATGCTGCCCATGAAAGAGGGGTGAAAATTATTGGTGCAACGAGCCATTACGTTACAGAGGAGCTGGATGCGGGACCAATCATTGACCAAGGTGTAACTCGGGTAAGCCACAAAGACTCAGTGAAAGATTTGATAAGAAAAGGAAAAGATTTAGAAAAAATAGTACTTTCTAGAGCTATATGGAATCATATCAACCATAAACTCCTTCATTTCGAAAATAGGACAATCATCTTTGATTAG
- a CDS encoding response regulator, translated as MKIKVVQSFLDNAPIKYKLVVITICTSVIALLLSYSSFGIYDFVNYHDGMVQGLEQRAYLLGDDNKIYVNLKGDNAIEQAQWATVTALHETEDIMYGAIFDEKDSVFAYYDRQLIERGIAQKVPNQAQGAAALKKETVLSVTNSPSLALNKSSFTPIYTSYRFEASELSALQKFWGYVKIYEQGYIDIWVDLYDDDFASKSKILTVFIRSDLRIPLDRYKSFGSVVAIVFVIGLIGAYLLSIWIQRVISRPIIQLTSTTKKVSAEKDYSIKVDQDYRKDEIGTLASGFNHMLGQIKVQNEALVSAKEQAELSREQAEIAREHAEESAKAKQTFLANMSHEIRTPMNGIMGVADLLGDTKLNALQHKYLDTIRSSASNLLTIINDILDFSKIDSGKLTFEEKDIDIKEVVKSVVDSCQVKIKEKQLKANVLLDDMLPDYIVGDPVRFRQILLNLFSNAVKFTSKGGVVTIGGRLLEETHEYFIIRFYVKDTGIGIEKEKFESIFSIFSQASDDTTRKFGGTGLGLSISRSLVEMQGGKMTLDSEVGKGSTFAFEMSYKKTDPREEPKEDIKVNDVPIETISADSNSGKTQILLAEDNEVNQMVVVTLLEDWGFEVDVAENGQKTLDLMKGKDYSLVLMDVHMPVMDGYNATYAIRNEFEPPKSEVPIMALTANALKGEAEKCFSVGMNDYISKPFKRDVLKEKIVSLLSNTKSVSK; from the coding sequence ATGAAAATCAAAGTTGTTCAATCCTTTCTAGATAATGCTCCCATAAAGTATAAGCTAGTAGTTATTACAATTTGTACCAGCGTAATAGCATTACTATTATCTTATAGCTCCTTTGGTATTTATGACTTTGTGAACTATCACGATGGGATGGTGCAAGGTCTGGAACAAAGGGCTTACCTCTTAGGCGATGACAATAAGATTTATGTGAACCTGAAAGGTGACAATGCTATAGAACAAGCTCAATGGGCTACTGTGACAGCCTTACATGAGACAGAAGACATAATGTATGGGGCTATCTTTGATGAAAAAGATTCGGTTTTTGCCTATTACGACCGTCAATTGATTGAAAGAGGCATAGCCCAAAAAGTGCCTAACCAAGCCCAAGGTGCTGCTGCCTTAAAGAAAGAAACTGTCTTAAGCGTTACCAACAGCCCTTCCTTGGCTTTGAACAAAAGTAGCTTTACTCCTATTTATACCTCTTATCGATTTGAAGCTTCCGAGCTGAGTGCCCTTCAAAAATTTTGGGGCTATGTTAAGATTTACGAGCAGGGCTATATTGATATCTGGGTAGATTTATACGATGATGATTTTGCTTCAAAAAGTAAGATCTTAACGGTATTTATTCGGTCTGATTTAAGAATTCCTCTCGATAGGTATAAAAGCTTCGGGAGCGTAGTGGCAATCGTATTTGTCATTGGTTTAATTGGTGCTTATTTACTTTCAATCTGGATCCAACGAGTAATTTCTCGCCCAATTATCCAACTCACCAGTACTACCAAAAAAGTTTCGGCAGAAAAAGATTACTCGATCAAGGTCGATCAAGATTATAGAAAAGACGAAATAGGTACTTTGGCTTCTGGTTTTAATCATATGCTCGGGCAAATAAAAGTACAAAACGAAGCATTGGTGAGTGCCAAGGAACAGGCTGAGCTTTCGCGTGAGCAAGCTGAAATAGCAAGAGAGCATGCCGAAGAGTCGGCAAAGGCCAAGCAGACTTTTCTGGCAAATATGAGCCATGAAATCAGGACACCTATGAATGGCATTATGGGGGTAGCAGACCTTTTGGGCGATACTAAGTTAAATGCTCTGCAACATAAATACTTGGACACCATTCGTTCATCTGCCAGTAATCTGCTTACCATTATTAATGATATTCTTGATTTTTCCAAGATTGATTCGGGCAAGCTTACTTTTGAAGAAAAGGATATTGATATAAAAGAGGTGGTGAAATCGGTAGTGGATAGTTGCCAAGTGAAGATCAAGGAAAAGCAATTGAAGGCAAATGTGTTATTAGACGATATGTTGCCTGATTACATTGTAGGTGACCCAGTAAGATTTCGTCAGATTTTGCTAAACCTATTTTCCAATGCAGTGAAATTTACGAGCAAAGGAGGAGTCGTTACCATAGGAGGTAGGTTGTTGGAAGAAACACACGAATATTTCATTATTCGTTTCTATGTGAAGGACACTGGGATTGGAATAGAGAAAGAAAAGTTTGAATCTATATTTAGTATTTTTTCCCAAGCAAGTGACGATACAACCCGTAAGTTTGGTGGAACGGGGCTAGGTTTGAGTATATCACGCTCGCTAGTAGAAATGCAAGGTGGAAAAATGACCTTAGACAGTGAAGTGGGTAAAGGAAGTACATTTGCCTTCGAAATGTCTTACAAAAAAACAGACCCAAGAGAAGAGCCAAAAGAGGATATAAAAGTAAATGATGTGCCTATCGAGACCATTTCGGCTGATTCAAATTCAGGAAAGACTCAAATTTTGCTGGCAGAAGACAACGAAGTAAACCAAATGGTGGTAGTGACCTTGCTAGAAGATTGGGGTTTTGAGGTAGATGTAGCAGAAAATGGGCAAAAGACGCTTGACCTCATGAAGGGGAAAGACTATTCCTTGGTACTGATGGACGTACATATGCCTGTAATGGATGGCTACAATGCTACCTATGCAATAAGAAATGAGTTTGAGCCACCGAAAAGCGAAGTGCCTATCATGGCACTGACCGCAAATGCATTGAAAGGTGAAGCCGAGAAATGTTTTTCGGTTGGGATGAACGATTATATATCTAAGCCTTTCAAACGAGATGTTCTAAAGGAAAAAATTGTATCTCTTCTCAGCAATACAAAATCGGTTTCCAAATAA
- the hemA gene encoding glutamyl-tRNA reductase, producing MQHQFKAISLSHKNASLEVRELLSLSEQACHDLLHKVRDITTTSEALVVSTCNRTEIYYSSDVDYSETLIKLLALEAGITDLSKFSPYFEKITNHKKAAKHLFHVAIGLESQVIGDLQITNQLKRAYQRSADLNLAGPILHRLMHTIFFTNKKVVQETAFRDGAASVSYAAVELIEELVYGQNNPKVLVLGLGEIGADVVRNLKNTEIADVVITNRTHEKAAELADEFGYKAVPFEQAWEQVERADIIVSAIAAQDGAFFTKEEVAKLNLLSYKIFIDLSVPRSVDESIEEVVGAIVYNIDDVNVRASKAIESRKQAIPAVKGLIDEALHDFDEWVHENSFAPAIQKFKDALELIRNEEISKHLKQLDNVEAEKVEMITRSIMNKIIKLPVLQLKAACRRGDAENLAETLNDLFNIELSQKAEK from the coding sequence ATGCAGCACCAGTTCAAAGCAATATCACTTTCACACAAAAACGCGTCTCTTGAAGTCCGTGAACTGCTCTCGCTCAGCGAGCAAGCCTGTCACGACCTGCTTCATAAGGTGCGAGACATTACTACTACCTCAGAAGCATTGGTGGTTTCAACCTGCAATAGAACCGAAATTTATTATTCGTCTGATGTTGACTATTCTGAAACCCTAATAAAGTTATTGGCACTTGAGGCAGGTATAACCGATCTATCTAAGTTTTCCCCTTATTTCGAGAAAATTACCAACCATAAAAAAGCTGCGAAGCATTTGTTTCATGTGGCTATTGGGCTAGAGTCGCAAGTAATAGGAGACCTTCAAATTACCAACCAGCTCAAGCGAGCTTACCAACGTTCAGCCGACTTGAACTTAGCAGGGCCTATTTTGCACCGCCTCATGCATACTATCTTTTTTACCAATAAAAAAGTAGTGCAAGAAACAGCTTTTAGAGATGGAGCTGCTTCGGTTTCTTATGCAGCTGTTGAGCTGATAGAGGAATTGGTATATGGGCAAAATAACCCAAAAGTATTGGTATTAGGTTTGGGTGAGATTGGAGCAGATGTAGTGAGAAACCTGAAAAATACAGAGATTGCCGATGTGGTGATTACCAACAGAACGCATGAAAAAGCAGCGGAATTAGCTGATGAGTTTGGATACAAAGCTGTTCCTTTTGAGCAAGCTTGGGAGCAAGTAGAGCGAGCTGATATCATCGTTAGTGCAATAGCAGCTCAGGACGGTGCTTTTTTCACCAAAGAAGAAGTGGCCAAGCTCAACCTCCTTTCTTATAAAATATTCATTGACCTTTCTGTTCCAAGAAGTGTGGACGAGTCGATTGAAGAGGTAGTTGGCGCAATAGTTTATAATATCGATGATGTAAATGTACGAGCTTCGAAAGCAATAGAATCGAGAAAACAAGCAATTCCTGCCGTAAAAGGTTTGATTGATGAGGCGTTGCACGACTTCGATGAATGGGTACATGAAAATAGTTTTGCTCCGGCCATTCAAAAATTTAAAGATGCTTTAGAGCTTATTCGTAATGAGGAAATCAGTAAACACCTTAAGCAACTCGACAATGTGGAGGCGGAAAAAGTAGAAATGATTACCCGCAGTATCATGAACAAAATCATCAAGCTTCCTGTGCTTCAACTGAAAGCGGCATGTAGAAGAGGAGATGCCGAAAACTTGGCAGAAACGCTTAACGATCTTTTCAACATAGAACTTAGCCAAAAGGCAGAAAAATAA
- a CDS encoding YfiR family protein, producing the protein MKRLYVGLLLLGAIILLPKKTQAQWKEHEIKGGWVYHFARYVTWPEDVFKKNVIVLGILGDDPFRGVLDELVANRKAGGRTIEIRRGNTIRELKGSHILFVGRSEEYRMNETLGEILKYRSYGVLTIGDGIEGFCEKGGIINFNRERPTFNINMQAATEAGLYFDPKLWKMAEQIIPNNPNPPKGPGK; encoded by the coding sequence GTGAAGAGATTATACGTGGGTCTTCTATTATTGGGTGCTATTATTTTGTTGCCTAAAAAAACACAGGCACAGTGGAAGGAGCATGAAATAAAAGGAGGGTGGGTGTATCACTTTGCGAGATACGTAACATGGCCCGAAGATGTTTTCAAGAAAAACGTAATTGTATTGGGCATTTTAGGAGACGATCCGTTTAGGGGTGTGTTGGATGAGCTTGTTGCCAATCGGAAAGCAGGGGGTAGAACTATCGAAATTCGTAGAGGAAATACCATCAGAGAACTAAAAGGGTCCCATATTCTTTTTGTCGGTCGTTCGGAAGAATACAGGATGAATGAAACGCTTGGCGAGATTTTAAAGTACCGTTCTTACGGGGTGCTCACCATCGGCGATGGAATAGAAGGATTCTGCGAAAAAGGCGGGATTATCAACTTTAATAGAGAAAGGCCAACCTTTAATATCAATATGCAAGCAGCTACCGAAGCAGGGTTGTACTTCGATCCTAAGCTTTGGAAAATGGCTGAACAAATTATTCCTAATAACCCTAACCCGCCTAAAGGACCTGGTAAGTAA